A stretch of Mucilaginibacter terrae DNA encodes these proteins:
- the gldG gene encoding gliding motility-associated ABC transporter substrate-binding protein GldG, giving the protein MLSILKKEITSYLSSLVAYVTIGVFLLVLGLFLWVFPESSILEYGYAGLEGLFNTAPYLFMFLIPAITMRSLAEERREGTLELLATRPLTDWQIVIGKYLACLLLVLFALLPTLLYAYSVWVLGNPQGNLDAGAVIGSYIGLFLLGAVFVAVGLFASSVSKNQIIAFTIAVFISFFIYNGFDSLSQLLSLQNWDIQSLGITRHYESVSRGVLDTRDLVYFLVLSGFFIALTLLVVSRQRQKQIKYTALPVMAGVLVVIVILSALTFTRFDFTKEKRFTLSNVSRNVMDTLPQPVKVTVYLQGKDLPGGMKRLQQATRDMLSDLQAYGHRRLQFEFVNPLDGLNEQEQEQTIQDMQSKGVEPTNLSVKTDNGVSQKIIFPAALVSAGDRQIGVKLLQTRIGLSPDEVLNNSIQNLEYAFASAIKKAVSGGRPRVGFTDGHNELNDLQLNDAMKSLNDGFDVGRINLQTIPFATLQTMKLLVVPKPEKAFTELEKFKIDQYLMRGGNILWAIDQVSAELDSLRGHGGEQLAFPKQLNLDDQLFRYGVRINYDLIADLNCSQIPVSTGNVGGQAQIQMLPWLFYPVFIPLGKHPVVKNLEGISSEFASTIDLLPVKDLQQTVLFTSSPYNKKITAPHALSLQALEQEPNPKEFQSQPKIAGALLEGSFASNFVNRPVPEGMNEHIGVLARSKPAKMIVLSDGDILKNQVSADGSPFPLGYDRYSQQTFGNKNLLLNIADYLTDDSGLITLRNKEIKLRLLNRARLKNEKTYWQAVNTIVPIGLVLIFAIFQHLYRKRKYAR; this is encoded by the coding sequence ATGCTCAGCATCCTAAAAAAAGAAATTACTTCTTACCTCAGTTCATTGGTTGCTTATGTAACCATAGGGGTGTTTTTGTTGGTGCTGGGTTTGTTTTTATGGGTGTTCCCCGAGTCGAGCATATTAGAGTATGGCTATGCCGGGTTAGAAGGCTTGTTTAACACGGCACCTTACCTGTTCATGTTCCTCATTCCGGCTATTACTATGCGCTCGTTGGCCGAGGAGCGCCGCGAAGGTACACTGGAGCTATTAGCCACCCGGCCGCTTACCGATTGGCAAATTGTAATAGGTAAATACCTGGCGTGCTTACTGCTGGTGCTATTTGCTTTACTTCCCACCTTGTTGTACGCTTACTCGGTTTGGGTGTTGGGTAACCCGCAAGGTAATTTAGATGCAGGGGCGGTAATTGGTTCCTATATAGGATTGTTCTTATTAGGAGCAGTGTTTGTGGCTGTCGGCCTGTTTGCCTCATCGGTTAGCAAAAATCAAATTATTGCCTTTACTATAGCCGTTTTTATTAGCTTTTTTATTTACAATGGTTTCGATTCGCTGAGCCAATTATTATCGCTACAAAACTGGGATATACAGAGTTTAGGTATCACACGCCATTATGAGTCGGTAAGCAGGGGGGTGCTGGATACGCGCGATTTAGTGTACTTCCTGGTACTATCGGGGTTTTTTATTGCACTAACCTTGTTGGTGGTTAGTCGCCAGCGTCAAAAACAAATAAAATATACTGCTTTGCCGGTTATGGCAGGTGTGCTGGTGGTTATTGTAATATTATCTGCGCTAACTTTTACCCGGTTCGATTTTACCAAAGAGAAACGATTTACGCTATCCAACGTTAGCCGCAACGTGATGGATACTTTGCCGCAGCCGGTTAAGGTAACGGTGTACCTGCAAGGTAAAGATCTGCCCGGCGGTATGAAGCGCCTGCAGCAAGCCACCCGCGATATGCTGAGTGATTTACAGGCTTACGGGCACCGCCGCCTGCAGTTTGAATTTGTAAACCCCTTAGATGGCTTAAACGAGCAGGAACAGGAGCAAACTATTCAGGATATGCAATCGAAAGGTGTAGAGCCTACTAACCTGAGTGTGAAAACGGATAACGGGGTGTCGCAAAAAATCATTTTCCCGGCAGCGTTGGTGAGTGCTGGAGACAGGCAAATAGGGGTAAAGCTGCTGCAAACCCGCATTGGCTTATCTCCCGATGAAGTGCTTAATAACTCCATCCAAAATTTAGAGTATGCCTTTGCGTCAGCTATAAAAAAAGCGGTTTCGGGCGGCCGTCCCCGCGTTGGATTTACCGATGGGCATAATGAATTGAACGACCTGCAACTGAACGATGCCATGAAAAGCCTGAACGATGGGTTTGACGTGGGCCGTATTAATTTACAAACTATACCGTTTGCAACGCTGCAAACCATGAAACTGCTCGTGGTGCCTAAACCCGAGAAAGCGTTCACTGAGTTAGAAAAATTTAAAATAGACCAATATCTCATGCGCGGCGGCAACATACTTTGGGCTATTGACCAGGTAAGCGCCGAGCTGGACAGCCTGCGCGGGCACGGCGGCGAACAATTGGCGTTTCCCAAACAATTAAACCTCGACGATCAGTTGTTCCGTTACGGCGTACGTATTAATTATGATTTAATTGCCGATTTAAACTGCTCGCAAATACCGGTAAGCACTGGTAATGTGGGCGGGCAGGCGCAAATACAAATGCTGCCCTGGCTGTTTTACCCGGTATTTATACCACTGGGTAAGCATCCGGTAGTTAAAAATCTCGAAGGCATAAGCAGCGAATTCGCCAGCACTATTGATTTGTTGCCGGTAAAAGACTTGCAGCAAACCGTGTTGTTTACTTCGTCGCCCTACAATAAAAAAATCACTGCGCCGCATGCGTTATCGTTACAAGCGCTGGAGCAGGAGCCCAACCCGAAAGAGTTTCAAAGCCAGCCTAAAATTGCAGGTGCGTTGTTAGAGGGTAGCTTTGCCTCAAACTTTGTAAACCGCCCCGTACCCGAGGGCATGAACGAACATATTGGAGTTTTAGCCCGCAGTAAACCCGCCAAAATGATTGTGCTGAGCGATGGCGACATCTTAAAAAATCAGGTAAGTGCTGATGGATCACCGTTCCCCTTAGGGTATGACCGTTACAGCCAGCAAACTTTTGGCAACAAAAACCTGCTCCTTAATATTGCCGATTATCTTACCGATGATTCGGGGCTGATTACTTTACGCAACAAAGAAATTAAGTTACGCCTACTTAACCGCGCCCGTTTAAAGAACGAAAAAACTTACTGGCAAGCTGTAAATACAATAGTGCCGATTGGGCTGGTGTTAATATTTGCGATTTTTCAACATTTGTATCGCAAACGCAAGTATGCCCGTTAA
- the dnaN gene encoding DNA polymerase III subunit beta, translating to MRFIVSTLTLLKQLQAVSGALSNSTVLPILENFLFEIKEGNLTISATDLQTSMTTSLSVEAKENGRIAIPSRILLDTLKSLPEQPIAFSVDDKTFAIEISAGDGKYKLSGENGEDFPKIPVVENASSVNLPASVLAEAINKTIFAVSNDELRPAMTGVYCQLSTSYLTFVSTDAHKLVRYRRKDAQAASNTSFILPKKALNLLKSALPSDDVNVSVEYNNTSAFFKFGNINLVCRLIDERYPDYEAVIPQNNPNRMTIDRQSFLGSLQRVAIYANKTTHQVRLKVSGSELNISSEDIDFSNEAHERLSCQYEGDDLEIGFNARFLIEMLKNLSSEEVALHMSTPNRAGLLLPQGGDENEDVLMLVMPVMLNSYA from the coding sequence ATGAGATTCATTGTTTCCACATTAACTTTACTGAAGCAATTGCAGGCCGTAAGCGGTGCTTTAAGCAACAGCACGGTATTGCCTATATTGGAGAACTTTTTATTTGAGATAAAGGAAGGCAACCTAACCATATCGGCTACCGATTTGCAAACCAGCATGACCACCTCATTGTCTGTTGAGGCTAAAGAGAACGGCCGTATTGCCATTCCATCGCGTATTTTGCTGGATACCTTAAAGTCGTTACCCGAGCAGCCTATTGCTTTTTCGGTTGATGATAAAACCTTTGCCATTGAAATTAGTGCCGGCGACGGTAAATACAAGCTAAGCGGCGAAAACGGTGAAGATTTCCCTAAAATTCCGGTGGTTGAAAACGCATCGTCGGTAAATTTGCCGGCATCGGTTTTAGCCGAGGCTATTAACAAAACCATATTTGCCGTAAGTAACGATGAGCTGCGCCCGGCCATGACAGGCGTTTACTGCCAGCTGTCAACCTCGTACTTAACCTTCGTATCAACAGATGCGCATAAACTGGTACGTTACCGCCGTAAAGATGCACAGGCTGCCAGCAATACCTCATTCATTTTGCCTAAAAAGGCGTTGAACCTGCTTAAATCGGCATTGCCATCTGATGATGTTAACGTTTCGGTTGAGTATAACAATACCAGCGCGTTCTTTAAATTTGGCAACATCAATTTGGTGTGCCGTTTAATTGATGAGCGCTACCCTGATTACGAAGCCGTTATTCCGCAAAATAATCCTAACCGCATGACTATCGATCGTCAGTCGTTTTTAGGTTCATTGCAGCGTGTGGCTATTTACGCCAACAAAACCACCCATCAGGTGCGTTTAAAAGTTAGCGGCAGTGAGCTGAATATTTCATCAGAAGATATTGATTTTTCGAACGAAGCACATGAGCGCTTGAGCTGCCAGTACGAGGGCGATGATTTAGAAATTGGCTTTAATGCCCGTTTCTTGATCGAGATGCTTAAAAACCTGAGCAGCGAGGAAGTGGCCTTACACATGTCGACCCCTAACCGTGCCGGTTTATTGTTACCACAAGGTGGCGATGAAAACGAGGACGTGCTGATGTTGGTTATGCCGGTAATGCTTAACAGCTATGCATAA